One window of the Eschrichtius robustus isolate mEscRob2 chromosome 13, mEscRob2.pri, whole genome shotgun sequence genome contains the following:
- the DAZAP2 gene encoding DAZ-associated protein 2 isoform X2, whose protein sequence is MNSKGQYPTQPTYPVQPPGNPVYPQTLHLPQAPPYTDAPPAYSELYRPSFVHPGAATVPTMSAAFPGASLYLPMAQSVAVGPLGSTIPMAYYPVGPIYPPASSPWMPSQCCSARSHAGSQCPCNSAEGKLLHGWLRWWLHHLVKNQGHLCAGKDITYLQHFSQCNCFSHINLKLQFRHMLLGCLSGAQTFRHFSNVIRNHVMVAVPP, encoded by the exons ATGAACAGCAAAG GTCAATATCCAACGCAGCCAACCTACCCGGTGCAGCCTCCTGGGAACCCTGTGTACCCTCAGACTTTGCATCTTCCTCAGGCTCCACCCTACACTGATGCTCCACCTGCCTACTCAGAG CTCTATCGTCCGAGCTTTGTGCACCCAGGGGctgccacagtccccaccatGTCAGCTGCATTTCCTGGCGCCTCACTGTATCTTCCCATGGCCCAGTCTGTGGCTGTTGGACCTTTAGGTTCCACAATCCCCATGGCTTATTATCCAGTTGGTCCCATCTATCCACCTG CCTCCTCCCCCTGGATGCCCTCCCAATGCTGCTCAGCTCGCAGTCATGCAGGGAGCCAATGTCCTTGTAACTCAGCGGAAGGGAAACTTCTTCATGGGTGGCTCAGATGGTGGCTACACCATCTGGTGAAGAACCAAGGCCACCTCTGTGCCGGGAAAGACATCACATACCTTCAGCACTTCTCACAATGTAACTGCTTTAGTCATATTAACCTGAAGTTGCAGTTTAGACACATGTTGTTGGGGTGTCTTTCTGGTGCCCAAACTTTCAGGCACTTTTCAAACGTAATAAGGAACCACGTAATGGTAGCAGTACCGCCCTAA
- the DAZAP2 gene encoding DAZ-associated protein 2 isoform X1, giving the protein MNSKGQYPTQPTYPVQPPGNPVYPQTLHLPQAPPYTDAPPAYSELYRPSFVHPGAATVPTMSAAFPGASLYLPMAQSVAVGPLGSTIPMAYYPVGPIYPPGSAVLVEGGYDAGARFGAGATAGNIPPPPPGCPPNAAQLAVMQGANVLVTQRKGNFFMGGSDGGYTIW; this is encoded by the exons ATGAACAGCAAAG GTCAATATCCAACGCAGCCAACCTACCCGGTGCAGCCTCCTGGGAACCCTGTGTACCCTCAGACTTTGCATCTTCCTCAGGCTCCACCCTACACTGATGCTCCACCTGCCTACTCAGAG CTCTATCGTCCGAGCTTTGTGCACCCAGGGGctgccacagtccccaccatGTCAGCTGCATTTCCTGGCGCCTCACTGTATCTTCCCATGGCCCAGTCTGTGGCTGTTGGACCTTTAGGTTCCACAATCCCCATGGCTTATTATCCAGTTGGTCCCATCTATCCACCTGGTTCAGCAGTGCTGGTGGAAGGAGGGTATGATGCAGGTGCCAGATTTGGAGCTGGTGCTACTGCTGGAAACATTCCT CCTCCTCCCCCTGGATGCCCTCCCAATGCTGCTCAGCTCGCAGTCATGCAGGGAGCCAATGTCCTTGTAACTCAGCGGAAGGGAAACTTCTTCATGGGTGGCTCAGATGGTGGCTACACCATCTGGTGA